In Phlebotomus papatasi isolate M1 chromosome 1, Ppap_2.1, whole genome shotgun sequence, the following proteins share a genomic window:
- the LOC129798738 gene encoding two pore potassium channel protein sup-9, giving the protein MPGGILFKCRMKRQNVRTLSLVVCTFTYLLIGAAVFDALESETESRRWEFLQSVRNNFMKKYNITHEDYRMLEIVIIENKPHKAGPQWKFAGAFYFATVVLAMIGYGHSTPVTIGGKAFCMGYAMVGIPLGLVMFQSIGERLNKFASVVIRRFKRYMRCKETEATEMNLMMATGLLSSIIITTGAAVFSRYEGWSYFESFYYCFITLTTIGFGDYVALQNDSALINKPGYVALSLVFILFGLAVVAASINLLVLRFMTMNAEDIRREEAEAQIAAGHTFAYQSDVNLSEKWVRGQSNYCTPDIDEQMSVCSCTCLGGTGCINHELLLDPGYHPTDIITSSLSLERASV; this is encoded by the exons ATGCCAGGAGGAATTCTCTTCAAATGCAGAATGAAGCGACAAAATGTACGTACTCTCTCTCTTGTTGTGTGCACCTTCACTTACCTCCTGATTGGGGCTGCTGTCTTTGACGCTCTCGAGTCTGAGACGGAGAGCAGACGCTGGGAATTCCTCCAGAGTGTCCGGAACAACTTCATGAAGAAGTACAACATCACCCACGAAGACTACCGAATGCTAGAGATTGTTATAATTGAGAATAAGCCCCACAAGGCTGGACCACAGTGGAAGTTTGCAGGAGCTTTCTACTTTGCCACCGTGGTCCTGGCCATGATTGGCTACGGTCACTCTACTCCAGTCACGATCGGAGGGAAGGCCTTCTGCATGGGTTACGCCATGGTAGGCATCCCATTGGGCCTCGTCATGTTCCAGAGCATCG GTGAGCGTCTGAATAAGTTCGCCTCCGTCGTGATTCGTCGTTTTAAGCGCTACATGCGCTGCAAGGAAACCGAAGCGACGGAAATGAACCTAATGATGGCCACTGGACTCCTTTCGTCAATCATCATAACGACCGGAGCAGCGGTCTTCAGCCGTTACGAAGGCTGGAGCTACTTCGAGAGTTTCTACTATTGCTTCATAACCCTCACGACCATCGGATTCGGGGATTACGTGGCGCTTCAGAATGACTCAGCGCTTATCAACAAACCCGGCTACGTGGCCCTGAGCCTCGTGTTCATCCTCTTTGGCCTGGCAGTTGTGGCTGCCAGCATCAATCTCTTGGTTCTGCGCTTCATGACAATGAACGCCGAGGACATTCGACGCGAGGAAGCTGAAGCCCAGATCGCGGCTGGACATACTTTCGCGTATCAGAGTGACGTGAATTTGAGTGAAAAATGGGTCCGAGGGCAAAGCAACTACTGCACGCCCGATATCGACGAGCAAATGTCCGTATGCTCGTGCACTTGCTTAGGAGGAACCGGCTGTATCAATCACGAACTCCTCCTCGATCCCGGCTACCATCCCACAGACATTATCACCAGTTCATTGAGCCTGGAGAGGGCATCTGTGTGA